A single Sporosarcina sp. FSL W8-0480 DNA region contains:
- a CDS encoding spore germination protein: MIAIYLPAFYIAVVSFHSEILPIEISKKVKLAINDIPYRPIFEAVIMELFIELIREASIRLPKPIGQTIGVVGGLIIGDAIVKAGLVSNLMVIVVALTAISSFVVPSLEMNTSIRVLRFPFMAAAALFGFFGMAIGTIILLIHLLSLSSLRQPYFAPFIPLDTSRFIDVFFRVPYFKFHKQQKTFSFGIRKKGRKP; this comes from the coding sequence GTGATTGCCATTTATCTTCCGGCATTTTATATTGCGGTTGTTAGCTTTCATTCTGAAATATTGCCAATTGAAATTAGTAAAAAAGTTAAATTGGCAATTAATGATATTCCATATCGTCCCATTTTCGAAGCTGTTATTATGGAACTTTTTATAGAATTGATCAGAGAGGCAAGTATTAGGCTTCCGAAACCTATCGGTCAAACAATCGGAGTTGTTGGTGGTTTAATCATCGGGGACGCAATTGTCAAAGCTGGATTAGTTTCGAACTTAATGGTTATTGTTGTTGCATTGACGGCAATTTCAAGCTTTGTTGTTCCGAGTCTTGAGATGAATACGTCCATTCGTGTTTTAAGATTTCCTTTCATGGCTGCCGCTGCACTCTTTGGCTTTTTTGGTATGGCCATCGGAACAATTATATTACTTATTCATCTTTTATCATTATCATCTTTGAGACAGCCCTATTTTGCACCGTTCATTCCATTAGATACGTCAAGATTCATTGATGTGTTTTTCCGGGTACCTTATTTTAAGTTCCATAAACAACAAAAGACATTCTCATTCGGAATAAGAAAGAAAGGCCGGAAACCTTGA
- a CDS encoding 2-oxoglutarate dehydrogenase E1 component → MSNNVGTQRSPYSIFTGPNLGYVMEMYEQFKVSPESVEPELAEMFRSFGAPSVDEADQTQYIAATDAPAVNFGKVLAAYTLIDAIRAYGHLASDIYPLNDRPKDLSRIEPSYYGLTESDLSSMPASLFLKNPPTNVENGMDAVNYLKSLYTGKIAYEFAHVIDEEERSWIQSRIENGEVSVKLSNEDKKAMLERLTKIEGFEKFIHRTFVGAKRFSIEGLDSLVILLDELVRQSESEKMKKVLIGMAHRGRLNVLTHILNKPYEMMFAEFAGVPSDPFLPEDGSLETTRGWFGDVKYHMGALYKAPSGTERFLAYNPSHLEVVNPVVNGQTRAAQETTNQAGLPEQDMKAAYSIMIHGDAAFPGQGIVPETFNYSRVRGYKTGGSIHIIANNTIGFTTEYYDSRSTHYSSDPAKGFEVPIMHVNADSPEDVMAVAAFAFEYRQKFGKDILIDLIGYRRYGHNEMDEPLVTNPMMYHNIHKHPTARQLYGAELVNSGIISESDVEKLDADIFAMMQSAYDRVKENTSDSKKLSDETPDYVLAGFPEKIETGVEQERLERMNEELLTYPEDFTVFSKLDRILKRREEPFKGKGKIDWAHAEQLAFGSILQDGKPIRITGQDVQRGTFAHRHLVLHDEKTGEEFVPLHHISGSNASFVAYNSPLTEFAVVGYEFGYNLEKDQALSIWEAQYGDFANMAQVMFDQFISSSHSKWGQQSGMVILLPHAYEGQGPEHSSARLERYLQLCAENNWTVANISSAANYFHVLRRQAKMLGTDVERPLVIVSPKSLLRHPLVGAEPSDLANGHFQTVLEQPTTGQEPKKVKKVLLASGKMAIDLAETVKDGKGFEHLHIVRVEQLYPFPSEKIADIVSRFPNVEELVWVQEEPKNMGSWSFALEYLQEIAEGKKVSYVGRIHRASPSEGSGDAHKIAQQRIIDEALKK, encoded by the coding sequence ATGTCGAACAATGTAGGTACCCAACGTTCTCCTTACTCAATATTTACAGGTCCGAATCTTGGGTATGTAATGGAAATGTATGAACAGTTTAAAGTGTCGCCTGAATCGGTAGAACCTGAGCTTGCAGAAATGTTTAGAAGCTTTGGTGCACCGTCGGTCGATGAAGCAGATCAAACTCAATATATAGCTGCAACAGACGCACCTGCTGTTAATTTTGGCAAGGTATTGGCCGCTTATACTTTAATCGATGCTATCCGAGCATACGGACATCTTGCTTCAGATATTTATCCACTTAACGATAGGCCGAAAGACTTGTCACGCATAGAACCTTCTTATTACGGGTTGACAGAAAGCGATTTATCATCAATGCCAGCTTCTTTATTCCTAAAAAATCCACCGACAAACGTGGAAAATGGAATGGATGCTGTTAACTATTTGAAATCATTGTACACAGGGAAAATTGCTTATGAATTTGCCCATGTCATCGATGAAGAAGAGCGTTCATGGATTCAATCAAGAATCGAAAATGGTGAAGTTTCCGTTAAGCTTTCGAATGAGGACAAAAAAGCAATGCTTGAAAGATTGACTAAGATCGAAGGTTTCGAAAAGTTCATACACCGTACATTTGTCGGAGCGAAACGATTCTCTATTGAAGGACTAGATTCACTTGTAATTCTCCTTGATGAGTTAGTTCGCCAATCTGAATCAGAAAAAATGAAAAAAGTATTAATTGGTATGGCACACCGTGGTCGATTAAATGTATTGACTCATATTTTGAATAAGCCATATGAAATGATGTTTGCTGAATTTGCTGGTGTTCCTTCAGACCCATTTCTTCCTGAAGATGGTTCACTAGAAACGACACGGGGTTGGTTTGGTGATGTTAAATACCATATGGGTGCTCTGTACAAAGCGCCATCTGGCACTGAGCGTTTCCTTGCATATAACCCTTCCCATTTGGAAGTGGTAAACCCTGTTGTTAATGGACAGACACGTGCTGCCCAAGAAACGACGAATCAAGCAGGTTTGCCTGAGCAAGACATGAAGGCAGCTTACTCAATTATGATTCACGGGGATGCAGCATTCCCTGGTCAAGGCATTGTGCCAGAAACGTTCAACTATAGCCGTGTCAGAGGCTACAAAACAGGTGGTTCCATCCATATTATTGCGAATAACACGATTGGATTCACTACCGAATATTATGATTCACGCTCTACACATTACTCATCAGATCCTGCTAAAGGTTTTGAAGTGCCAATTATGCACGTCAACGCTGATAGCCCGGAAGATGTAATGGCTGTTGCTGCGTTCGCTTTTGAATACCGACAAAAATTCGGTAAAGATATTTTGATTGACCTTATCGGGTACCGTCGCTATGGTCATAATGAAATGGATGAACCATTGGTTACGAACCCTATGATGTACCACAATATCCATAAGCATCCAACCGCGAGACAACTATACGGGGCTGAGCTCGTAAATTCAGGTATTATTTCTGAGTCGGATGTTGAAAAATTGGATGCGGATATCTTTGCGATGATGCAATCTGCATATGACAGAGTAAAAGAAAACACATCCGACTCCAAAAAGCTTTCAGATGAAACACCTGATTACGTCCTAGCAGGATTCCCTGAGAAAATCGAGACGGGTGTGGAGCAGGAAAGGCTTGAACGCATGAATGAGGAACTTCTGACATACCCAGAAGACTTTACTGTGTTTAGCAAGCTGGATCGTATTTTAAAACGCCGCGAAGAACCATTTAAGGGTAAAGGAAAGATTGACTGGGCACATGCGGAACAATTGGCTTTCGGATCCATCCTTCAAGATGGGAAACCAATCCGTATCACAGGACAGGACGTACAAAGGGGTACATTTGCCCATAGACATCTTGTATTGCATGATGAAAAAACAGGTGAAGAGTTCGTGCCACTACATCATATCAGTGGATCGAATGCTTCCTTTGTAGCCTATAATAGCCCATTAACGGAATTTGCTGTAGTTGGGTATGAATTCGGTTATAATCTTGAAAAAGATCAGGCTTTGTCAATCTGGGAAGCTCAATATGGTGACTTCGCAAATATGGCACAAGTCATGTTTGACCAATTCATCTCTTCAAGCCATTCAAAATGGGGGCAACAATCAGGAATGGTCATCCTGCTTCCACATGCGTATGAAGGGCAAGGTCCGGAGCACTCCAGTGCACGCCTTGAAAGATATTTACAACTTTGCGCAGAAAACAACTGGACCGTTGCAAACATTTCGAGTGCAGCTAACTATTTCCACGTATTGCGTAGACAGGCAAAAATGCTTGGAACTGATGTGGAACGTCCGTTAGTCATCGTATCTCCTAAATCACTGCTTCGTCATCCGCTTGTTGGTGCAGAACCAAGTGATTTGGCAAATGGTCATTTCCAAACAGTTCTTGAACAACCTACAACTGGCCAAGAACCGAAAAAGGTTAAGAAAGTTCTATTAGCGAGCGGTAAAATGGCAATTGATCTTGCTGAAACAGTTAAAGACGGTAAAGGATTTGAACACTTGCACATCGTTCGCGTTGAGCAATTGTATCCATTCCCTTCTGAGAAAATTGCCGATATCGTATCTCGTTTCCCTAATGTGGAAGAACTTGTATGGGTCCAAGAAGAACCTAAAAACATGGGTTCATGGTCATTTGCGTTAGAGTATCTGCAGGAAATCGCCGAAGGGAAGAAAGTTTCCTATGTAGGCCGAATCCACCGTGCAAGCCCTTCAGAGGGAAGCGGAGATGCTCATAAAATTGCACAACAACGCATTATTGATGAAGCTTTGAAAAAGTAA
- a CDS encoding undecaprenyldiphospho-muramoylpentapeptide beta-N-acetylglucosaminyltransferase: MKRPVIVLTGGGTAGHVSVNEALIPVFDDKGYEIHYIGSHDGIEEELIRDGHKEVTYHAIQSGKLRRYFSMKNFSDPFRVGTGVLQAYFILQKLKPEIVFSKGGFVSVPVVLAAKLARIPVVAHESDVSPGLANKLALPFSNHIFTVFEQTLDYLPNGKATCTGAVIRPEIFSGNRNEGLRIAGLTGEKPVFIIMGGSQGSAVLNDAVRKELGTILKSFEVIHLCGKGNIDDTLEQVSGYSQFEYVTEGLPHLLAAADFAVSRAGSNAIFELLSVHKPMLLIPLSAAKSRGDQLLNASLFKSLGIAQVVQEEELDNLSMMDLFNQLTMEKETLVEKMKKVANTKSPQMMADLILSYKN; this comes from the coding sequence ATGAAGCGGCCAGTGATTGTATTAACGGGTGGCGGTACAGCGGGGCATGTCTCTGTAAACGAAGCACTAATACCTGTTTTTGATGACAAAGGCTATGAAATTCATTATATTGGTTCCCATGATGGAATCGAAGAGGAATTAATACGCGATGGTCACAAAGAGGTAACCTATCATGCGATTCAAAGCGGGAAATTGAGACGTTATTTTTCCATGAAGAACTTTTCTGACCCATTTCGGGTTGGAACTGGAGTTTTACAAGCGTATTTTATTTTACAAAAGTTGAAGCCGGAAATCGTGTTCTCAAAAGGCGGATTTGTCTCTGTTCCAGTTGTTTTGGCTGCGAAACTTGCGAGAATACCCGTCGTTGCTCATGAATCAGACGTTTCGCCAGGTCTTGCAAATAAGTTGGCATTGCCATTTTCCAACCATATTTTCACTGTTTTTGAACAGACATTAGATTATTTGCCAAATGGTAAGGCAACTTGTACTGGGGCAGTCATCAGACCCGAAATTTTTAGCGGAAATCGAAATGAAGGCTTGCGTATCGCCGGCCTAACTGGCGAAAAGCCCGTTTTCATCATTATGGGTGGAAGTCAAGGTTCTGCAGTACTGAACGATGCAGTGAGAAAAGAATTGGGTACCATCCTAAAAAGTTTTGAAGTTATCCATCTTTGCGGTAAAGGAAATATTGACGATACTTTGGAACAAGTGTCTGGTTATTCACAATTTGAATATGTAACAGAGGGGCTGCCCCACTTATTGGCGGCAGCAGATTTCGCTGTGTCCCGGGCAGGATCGAATGCTATATTCGAATTATTGTCGGTCCATAAGCCAATGTTGCTCATCCCATTATCCGCTGCTAAGAGCAGGGGGGACCAACTTTTGAATGCATCGCTATTCAAATCACTTGGAATAGCGCAAGTAGTTCAAGAGGAGGAGCTTGATAATTTGTCGATGATGGACCTATTTAACCAGCTAACGATGGAGAAAGAGACGCTTGTTGAAAAAATGAAAAAAGTTGCAAATACAAAATCTCCTCAAATGATGGCTGATTTGATACTATCTTACAAAAATTAG
- a CDS encoding GerAB/ArcD/ProY family transporter has product MFTLSRLQFFLLLFVVQTGTVFVSFQRRLVFEAGTTSWVVFIVVGLMHYVLLLLYEKFYERFNPGRFVAGLYIAYWTFAIVSFLSYVNYTLSVWIFPNTPQIVTMTLIVGVSLYANTRTRIETVINLPSIILPLFPIFIVFLFMAMPDLVWTRLFPVEFTEIKPLLRGLFTAQATFIGIEFYLFLRKYVIQKVKGIPLFIFQFSWFFFFFTILVFILLFFPVNSIAMLPEPLLHILKAQKVTFVERLDLFFLFIWVIWSVIAITLYFFMCIQTRRIYFNNESKLYTVLLHIFIIIISSYFATKDRSDLLRQLVMYPHIIFTILIPSVVILLNRGGKS; this is encoded by the coding sequence TTGTTCACATTATCGAGACTCCAGTTTTTCTTGCTCTTGTTTGTAGTACAGACGGGGACTGTCTTCGTCTCTTTTCAACGTCGGCTGGTATTTGAAGCAGGAACAACTTCATGGGTCGTCTTCATTGTAGTTGGACTAATGCATTACGTTCTATTATTGCTCTATGAAAAGTTTTATGAACGGTTCAATCCAGGTCGGTTTGTTGCAGGATTGTATATTGCCTATTGGACTTTTGCAATCGTTTCTTTTCTATCCTATGTCAATTACACACTATCAGTTTGGATATTCCCGAACACCCCGCAAATTGTGACAATGACACTCATTGTTGGTGTGTCACTTTATGCAAATACGAGAACAAGAATCGAGACGGTTATCAATTTACCCTCGATTATATTACCGTTATTTCCGATTTTCATTGTCTTTTTATTTATGGCTATGCCTGACCTTGTCTGGACTCGGTTGTTTCCAGTGGAATTTACCGAAATCAAACCATTATTGAGAGGTTTATTCACGGCACAGGCTACATTCATTGGGATTGAATTTTACCTGTTTTTGAGAAAATACGTCATCCAAAAAGTTAAAGGCATACCATTATTCATCTTTCAGTTTTCTTGGTTCTTTTTTTTCTTTACAATTTTGGTTTTCATCCTTCTATTTTTTCCTGTGAATTCAATTGCTATGTTACCGGAGCCACTTCTTCACATTTTGAAAGCTCAAAAAGTTACATTCGTAGAACGGCTTGATCTGTTTTTCTTGTTTATCTGGGTTATTTGGAGCGTCATTGCAATTACACTTTATTTTTTCATGTGCATCCAAACTCGCCGAATTTACTTCAACAATGAAAGTAAATTGTACACCGTCTTATTGCACATCTTTATAATCATTATTTCTTCTTACTTTGCAACAAAAGATCGATCCGATCTTCTTCGCCAATTAGTTATGTATCCGCATATCATTTTTACAATTTTGATTCCTTCGGTCGTTATTTTGTTAAATAGGGGGGGCAAGAGTTGA
- a CDS encoding spore germination protein: MNNSGKQVVDKEYLKKLFYNSSDCIVKDVDWPIGKGILCYYSSLADSVELNNQIDIIRQRASEKLSNWGKTAVSDVKPYSDDELIKAVCKGLSAVIFPESQIMLTISAQSDVSRAPAEPISEQIVRGAHDGFIENVQKNLTLVRQKLSRRDLVVKSMQVGKDTNTSITYLYIDTLADKDVVNLFESRLKEIKDENLLNTGEIEDYLEESVYSPFPQFMNTERPDRVVFNLMEGKIAIFSDHSPSVLIAPVTFFSFYQSPDDYNGRVIAGSFFDY; this comes from the coding sequence ATGAACAACTCAGGCAAGCAGGTAGTCGATAAAGAATATTTAAAAAAATTGTTTTACAATTCATCAGATTGCATTGTGAAAGATGTCGACTGGCCAATAGGTAAAGGGATTTTATGCTATTATTCATCATTGGCTGACAGTGTTGAATTAAACAATCAGATTGATATTATTCGGCAAAGAGCATCTGAGAAATTGAGCAATTGGGGCAAAACTGCTGTCTCCGATGTTAAACCGTATTCGGATGATGAGTTAATAAAGGCCGTTTGTAAAGGGCTGTCAGCAGTTATTTTTCCTGAATCCCAAATAATGCTAACCATTTCAGCGCAAAGCGATGTTAGCAGGGCGCCGGCTGAACCTATTAGCGAGCAAATTGTCCGGGGTGCGCATGATGGGTTCATAGAAAACGTTCAAAAAAATCTCACTCTCGTCCGTCAAAAACTTTCGAGAAGGGATCTTGTTGTTAAATCGATGCAGGTTGGTAAAGATACAAATACGTCTATAACTTATCTTTATATTGATACGTTAGCTGATAAAGATGTTGTCAATCTATTTGAATCCCGCTTAAAGGAGATAAAAGATGAAAACCTTTTGAACACGGGAGAAATTGAAGACTACTTGGAGGAGTCTGTATACTCACCTTTTCCACAATTCATGAATACGGAAAGGCCGGACCGAGTCGTCTTTAATCTGATGGAAGGGAAGATCGCAATTTTTAGCGATCATTCACCATCTGTATTGATTGCACCTGTTACATTCTTTTCATTTTATCAATCTCCAGATGATTATAATGGCCGTGTGATCGCCGGATCTTTTTTCGACTATTAA
- a CDS encoding CAP domain-containing protein gives MKKTMSVILLGSALLLSNNNSAEASYQNNDYKVNFAKPQIEYYSFQGKVNLYNNQNIDQYELLNKYLGEFEKQFGAKFIWNIPNNGWKPVEKPVEAPKPVQKPVQKPMEVQKPQKLVEQARPTTPQQQQKPSTPVIQDETANSAQNTSVSAIEKAVIDLTNVERQKAGLKPLQIDEKLMASARQKSADMSKNNYFDHNSPTLGSPFDLMKANGVTYRSAAENIAMGQRTAEEVVKAWMESPGHRQNILTPEFTHIGIGFVQNGNYWTQQFIQK, from the coding sequence ATGAAAAAAACGATGTCTGTCATCTTACTCGGTTCGGCGCTCTTACTGTCGAACAACAATAGTGCTGAAGCTTCTTATCAAAATAATGATTACAAGGTTAATTTCGCTAAACCTCAAATCGAATATTATAGCTTCCAAGGGAAGGTAAATTTATATAATAACCAAAATATTGATCAATATGAGTTATTAAATAAATATTTAGGCGAATTTGAGAAACAATTTGGTGCAAAATTCATTTGGAATATACCAAACAATGGCTGGAAACCAGTTGAAAAGCCGGTGGAAGCTCCAAAACCGGTACAAAAACCCGTCCAAAAGCCAATGGAAGTGCAGAAACCACAAAAGTTAGTTGAGCAAGCAAGACCAACTACTCCACAACAACAACAAAAACCTTCGACACCTGTTATTCAGGACGAAACTGCAAATTCAGCACAAAATACTTCTGTTTCCGCTATCGAGAAAGCAGTAATTGACTTGACGAATGTCGAGAGACAAAAAGCAGGTTTAAAACCTTTGCAAATTGATGAGAAATTAATGGCATCTGCACGTCAAAAGTCTGCTGATATGTCAAAGAACAATTATTTCGATCATAACAGCCCAACGCTTGGTTCTCCGTTCGATCTAATGAAAGCGAATGGCGTAACATATCGTTCAGCAGCTGAAAACATTGCAATGGGCCAACGTACAGCTGAAGAAGTAGTAAAAGCATGGATGGAGTCTCCAGGGCATAGACAAAACATTTTAACACCTGAGTTCACACATATTGGTATTGGTTTTGTTCAAAACGGTAATTACTGGACACAACAATTCATTCAAAAATAA
- a CDS encoding Ger(x)C family spore germination protein produces the protein MKRRMLPVLLCSLLLLGGCWDEAQYKDITIVPVMGLTNGDKAGEVKALFSFPTFDEDTITYAQSEGTGISTRAAREAAAHHTMEALDVSHLEVLLISSEMAKKNLYPELDMFFRTPRNRITSYIAIVEGDLEQYFNPSGDLKSEVANYYPELMRTAELYSYMTVGTMENAVKLLYEDSMDLDLPYLIIDDNGIPTLDGVALFSSKKFTGRILKKQDAVLTSVLKNKLGKYTRLSFEWKERNSPMTMEIINVRRKVKIAGDQVKMSFNIDVSIDEFPQNHMYRKQNRNEAEEFLSAELKKGFEKIIATTQEAKSDILGVGRKVHAFHPKLWNKGDWQETYSTLSIEVDVKVNMKRTNILD, from the coding sequence TTGAAAAGAAGAATGTTGCCGGTATTATTATGTAGTCTGTTACTACTTGGGGGATGCTGGGATGAAGCCCAATACAAGGACATTACAATCGTTCCTGTCATGGGATTGACAAACGGAGATAAGGCTGGGGAAGTGAAGGCGTTATTTTCTTTTCCGACTTTTGACGAGGATACGATTACATATGCACAATCGGAAGGAACTGGTATTTCTACACGTGCCGCTCGTGAAGCGGCTGCCCATCATACAATGGAAGCACTTGACGTATCCCATCTTGAAGTATTATTAATATCAAGTGAAATGGCAAAGAAAAACCTTTACCCTGAATTGGACATGTTTTTCAGGACACCAAGAAATCGGATTACGAGTTATATCGCGATTGTGGAAGGGGATTTGGAGCAATATTTCAACCCTTCAGGAGATCTTAAAAGTGAGGTTGCGAACTATTATCCAGAATTAATGCGTACTGCTGAACTGTATTCATATATGACAGTAGGTACAATGGAGAATGCGGTGAAATTATTGTATGAGGATTCAATGGATTTGGATTTACCTTATTTGATCATAGATGATAATGGTATTCCCACTTTGGATGGAGTTGCTCTGTTTAGCAGTAAGAAATTCACGGGGCGAATTTTGAAGAAACAAGACGCGGTTTTGACATCTGTGTTGAAAAACAAACTTGGAAAATATACACGTCTCAGTTTTGAATGGAAAGAAAGAAACAGTCCTATGACGATGGAAATAATAAATGTTCGTAGAAAGGTAAAAATTGCAGGTGATCAGGTCAAAATGAGCTTTAACATAGATGTTAGTATTGATGAATTTCCCCAAAACCACATGTATAGAAAACAAAATCGAAATGAGGCAGAAGAGTTTCTGTCTGCTGAGTTGAAAAAGGGTTTTGAAAAAATCATCGCAACAACTCAAGAAGCTAAAAGCGATATCCTTGGTGTGGGACGGAAAGTGCATGCATTCCATCCAAAGTTGTGGAATAAAGGCGATTGGCAGGAAACGTATTCCACATTATCGATTGAAGTTGATGTGAAAGTGAATATGAAGAGGACGAATATTTTAGATTGA
- a CDS encoding MATE family efflux transporter, which produces MLEDVTPLKQKIQMLLKIIIPILVTQIALYLMTFFDILMTGRYNTEDLAGVTIGSSFWVPVYTGLSGILMGLTPIIAHFIGGGKKGEVRPSVQQGLYLSIVLAAIVFSIMMFAVIPSLNHMPLEGVVRIVAADYLIGMSIGLLPLFAYTVFRSFFDALGATRVSMFIILLSAPINIFLNYLLIYGNFGFPEMGGAGAGFASGITYWVVFCIAFLIAWKRKTFQSYSLFSNWETVSFDRWKAILKIGVPIGLAIFVEISIFSVVTLLMSGYTTATISAHQIALNFTSLLYMVPLSISMGVTILVGQSIGARKPRDAKHYSFLGVGIAIIFSFISIIILLTFREPIASLYTKDTAIIKLAVHFFIFAAFFQLSDAIQAPIQGSLRGYKDVNMTFIMAIISFWVIGLPVGYATANFTDLGPFGYWVGLIAGLTIGAISLSIRLLFIQRKSLKKINPDVG; this is translated from the coding sequence ATGCTGGAAGATGTAACACCTCTTAAACAGAAAATCCAAATGCTTTTAAAAATTATTATCCCTATTCTTGTCACTCAAATCGCACTTTATTTGATGACCTTTTTCGACATTCTTATGACTGGTAGATACAATACGGAAGACCTTGCAGGTGTTACAATTGGATCCTCATTCTGGGTGCCTGTTTATACCGGGTTATCTGGTATTCTTATGGGACTTACGCCAATAATTGCTCACTTTATCGGCGGCGGTAAGAAGGGAGAAGTCCGGCCTTCAGTTCAGCAAGGTTTGTATTTATCAATAGTACTAGCAGCAATTGTATTTTCGATTATGATGTTCGCTGTAATCCCCTCACTAAATCATATGCCACTTGAAGGCGTGGTTAGGATTGTCGCGGCTGATTACTTAATAGGAATGAGCATTGGGCTTCTCCCACTATTCGCCTATACTGTTTTTAGATCGTTTTTCGATGCACTTGGTGCAACCCGGGTTTCAATGTTCATCATTCTATTATCAGCACCGATTAACATCTTTCTAAATTACCTGCTCATTTATGGAAACTTCGGATTCCCTGAAATGGGTGGTGCAGGGGCTGGCTTCGCTTCAGGAATTACCTATTGGGTCGTTTTCTGCATCGCTTTCCTAATCGCATGGAAACGGAAAACATTTCAATCATATTCTCTGTTTTCAAATTGGGAAACAGTTTCATTTGATCGTTGGAAAGCAATCTTGAAAATCGGCGTACCGATTGGGTTAGCAATTTTCGTAGAAATAAGTATATTTTCTGTCGTAACACTTCTAATGAGTGGCTACACCACAGCTACTATATCCGCTCATCAGATTGCCTTAAATTTCACCTCACTCTTATATATGGTACCTTTAAGTATTTCCATGGGCGTAACTATCTTAGTCGGACAATCGATAGGAGCGAGAAAACCACGAGATGCAAAGCACTATAGTTTCCTTGGGGTAGGTATCGCGATTATATTCAGCTTTATCTCTATTATAATTTTATTGACATTCAGGGAACCCATTGCATCACTGTATACGAAAGACACTGCGATTATTAAACTTGCAGTTCATTTTTTCATCTTCGCTGCATTCTTTCAACTATCTGATGCAATCCAGGCACCGATTCAAGGGTCATTACGAGGATATAAGGACGTCAATATGACGTTTATAATGGCAATTATCTCTTTCTGGGTGATCGGTTTACCCGTTGGATATGCAACAGCAAACTTTACAGATCTTGGTCCTTTTGGATACTGGGTTGGCCTCATTGCAGGATTAACAATCGGTGCAATTTCATTGAGCATCCGTCTGTTATTTATCCAAAGGAAAAGCTTAAAGAAAATAAATCCCGATGTCGGCTAA
- a CDS encoding GTP-binding protein, which yields MIDVYLLSGFLGSGKTSLLMNLLSELKEMGRKPAVLMNEFGSISIDSDTLGQSQDVPLKELLNGCICCTGSENTEAQLQGLLEEHDVDVILIETTGAAHPVEALDAVYSPLFAEKLRVKGIVTVADTKRWIERNKMSPQIRSLFMEQIRHAHIILANKTDLLGEGELATVSMELSNFNSNAPVIQTSNAQLSFSFIEETLKNMNTTEVKNVISGKHLPLTSKLLTLDKPVDKDEFESWVRSLPDTVYRMKGYVPIKGAKNPYLFQYAYGMVNWMPEYVKMEARLVIIGEGVNQLDYK from the coding sequence ATGATTGATGTCTATTTGTTAAGCGGTTTTTTAGGAAGCGGGAAAACATCTCTTTTAATGAACTTACTTTCAGAATTAAAAGAGATGGGAAGAAAACCAGCAGTTCTTATGAATGAGTTCGGTTCCATCTCGATAGATTCGGATACCCTTGGGCAATCACAGGACGTTCCACTCAAGGAACTTCTTAACGGCTGTATTTGTTGCACCGGCTCAGAAAATACGGAGGCGCAATTGCAGGGGCTTTTAGAAGAGCATGATGTTGATGTTATTTTAATCGAGACCACTGGCGCTGCGCATCCAGTGGAAGCCTTGGATGCTGTCTATTCGCCTTTGTTTGCAGAAAAGCTTCGCGTGAAGGGCATTGTCACAGTTGCAGATACAAAAAGATGGATTGAACGCAACAAAATGTCCCCGCAAATCCGTTCTTTATTCATGGAACAGATTAGGCACGCCCATATCATACTTGCTAATAAGACGGATTTATTAGGCGAAGGAGAATTGGCGACGGTTTCAATGGAACTTTCTAATTTTAATAGCAATGCACCAGTCATTCAGACATCCAATGCGCAATTATCTTTTTCTTTTATCGAAGAAACTTTAAAAAATATGAACACTACCGAAGTGAAAAACGTAATTTCAGGCAAACATCTTCCGTTAACATCCAAGTTGCTAACTCTTGATAAGCCTGTTGACAAAGACGAGTTCGAATCTTGGGTCCGCTCATTGCCTGATACGGTATATCGAATGAAAGGATATGTTCCTATTAAAGGAGCAAAAAATCCATACCTGTTTCAATATGCATACGGCATGGTCAATTGGATGCCTGAATACGTTAAAATGGAGGCGCGTTTAGTTATAATTGGAGAAGGTGTAAATCAGTTAGACTACAAGTAG